TGACGGGTATGCCGGCATGCCCGCCATACCACAGCGCCGGATAGCCGACGAACACGGTGAGCGCCGCCGAAGCCATGCACACCAGGCCGTAGGTGCGCATGCCGGCGGCGCGTCCGTGATAGGCGCGCTCGTAGCCGATCAGCATCCCTAAGAACAGGGCGCCTAGCAGGTTGAAGAAAATCAGGACATTTGCTGCAACTACTGGGGCCGACCAATAGGCGGCTAATGAATCGACTGAAAGCATGTTCATGTGTCTTCTTTTGGATTGTTCTGAGAGAGAATTTTTAGGGGGAGACCATACGTATAGTGAAAACATACACAGCTTTAAATTGACGAGCGTATTGGAAGATGAATTCTCAAATAAATAATACGTCATTGCATGACCTGACCTCGGTCATCTCGTCAGAAAAATTACGTTTGGTAATTTTTTAACGGCACGGCTCGTATATTTATCTTGTCATTGGAGATAAAGCTGGCTGTAGTAATCTCACGTCAAAGTTATAGATTTAAGTAGAGGATTCGCATACTCAAAAAAAACGTCTCCAAAATCGGTTTTGCTGAAGGGATCGTCTTTTTTTTGACTTTTTAGAAGCATATCTAGATACGATTTTTCGTAAGTGGAAAGAATTTTTAGAACCGCGTTTATATTCGTCCTTCCAGCCGACTGCTTAGCTATGCAGATGGTGGCGTTCACAAGAATATCTAGATAGCTATGAAGGTTTTCAACAAGAATATCAATATCGCTGTGTACAGTCGCGCTATGCATGACAGTGTTTCTGGAGATATAAATTCTGCAAAGTTGACGGTCCAATCGCTGTCGATGTCTCTGTAGTTCATCTCCGACTTTTTGTCGTGTGGAAAGTGCTTCATACAGTTGAAACATCCGGAATCGCAATAATGGTGAACCGCCTAGTAGAGGCATCAATTGATTCAAGCTTTTTTCGAACTCTGGGCATAAAATAATTGCCGCAGTTTTCCGTACGAAGGATCCAGGAATATCAATGCTTTCGACTATTGCAATAGTCGCGTCGCCAACTCGCTGTATACCTTCTGCAATATAGGAAAATTTCTTCTCCAGATAAATCAAAGTTTGAGCTGGGAGGATATGGTCAAGCACTGAACCAATCCGTGGGCTTGCATCTAATGGCTGTGGCACAAATCCTTCCAGAGCAGCCCAAAGGTCAACCAATTGGTTTTCGACGGCCAATGAGTCCATTGCTTCTTTATGGTAACGGACAGCAGAAAATATTGAAGACTTGGATTTTTCATCTAGTTTTCTATATGCACTAATAAAATCGGCTTGTTTTTCAACGAAACCAGAAGTCAGGCTCTTCTGTGTTTGTCCACGCAACATTACATTGATAGGATCTCTTACCCGTATTTCACCTTGAGTTTCATCATCTTTTACTAAACAAATGCGGGCAAAAGATAAAGTTGACCTATGTTGCAGAAATTGGCGCAACGCGTTTTGTGCATTCAGTGCGTTATATAGTCTTTCTCGTGCTTGAAAAGGGTCCTTGGCCTTGAGTTCACTTACTAAAAGATAGCGCTCTAGAGAAGTTTCTGATCCCACATTTTGTTCATTTGCGCGGATGTCTAGTAAGTCTATTTTTTTAAATTCTTCAGGCTTGTCAACTATCGTCATTTTGAAAGCTTTTGCAGCGATAGCTTCAATTTCTCCGTTGCATTTAACAATACAACTATATGTTCGGATATCTCGGTCAAACGAAGAAAAAAAATCTTCCAGCGCTTCAATTACATCAAAATGGTTCGATCTCAAGAGTCTACTCGCTAGCTTGATTTTCGAACTGTATCTAATATATTCTCTGCTGTATCCACGCAGTTGGATGTCAATTATGAAAATCTCTGCGACTATTGAAATGAGTTTTTTTTCTTTTTTGTTAGACACATTGGTCCGGATGATATTTTTTGTGGTTTCATAATAGTCACCAAGTAAAGTGCTGATTGCCCTCAAAGTATCGGCTGCTTCTATAAGGAATTTCGGTTTGTCACTTGTTATGGCAGGTGTTATTTCTTTTACCATGCGCAGCAAGACGTCTTTAGAATGCAATTCGCGAATCACGGGATCAGCTTTTAAACTATCACTCAGCTCTTCGAGTAACGGCACTAGAGAGGTTGCCCGCTGCGTCGTGTCGTATGCATGACGGAGTAATCGTTCCAACTCAAGGATACGGGTTCTCGAATTTAGTGCAGATGCCTTAAAGGAATCGTTTGCAGAATGTGCGAGTAGCTCCTTGATCCGTTCAGAAAAAAAATATATCCCTCCAATAAATCTCGATTGTGCGCGTTATGAATTGGGATTTTTTGCATGTCAACTGACAATCGAATATAAGTGGTTGAGAACTGTAGGATTCTATAAATATCAAAATGCCAGGGCGTAAATCGAAAATCTAATTTCTGTCAGTGACCGACACTCATGAGTTTGAAAAATCTAACTTTTGATCGCGTTGGCTGATATCGCTCGAGTTGATTTCTCATTTTATGGTGCAATTACTCGGAACCAATCTCTCATGCTTTGGCGAATGCGATCTGTTTCCTCCGTTGGAATTTCCGTCATATGACATATTGTGTTGCGAAGATGCACTATGAGGCGAGCGCTTTGAATTAAGCCTTTATCGCGTACCAAGTCATCAAATCCATCTTTCCAGGCGTGATCAATAACTCTGAGTAATTGTGGAAATGTCATTAATGCTGATCTATCTCTGGAGCCTAAAGCCATCCAACTTTTGATCTCGTCAGTCTCCTCAACTTTCAGTACTTCATCCTGCACATCCTTCGGGACTTTGTCCCACCACGGGCGACTTGCGTCTTTCGAAAGAACTTCAACTACAAATGACCTTAGAAAATTTTCAAAGACAAATATGAGGCGATAGGTTTCTGCCGCAGCGGTGGCCTTTCGGACACTTGCTGGTAGCAACGGGGCCAAGTCATAGGAGGGGGAAAGTAATAGTGACTCGTGTGGCACAAGTTCTGCCGTGGCACCCATTGCTCGCTCTGCAATTTGCCCTACCATCAAAAACAGCGCAGCGTTGGAATCCAATGTCATTGAAATGTCTTTCTTAGAGCATTGAAGATGTTTAGATAAACTTCTTCTGATGCGTTATTAGGCAGATGTATTTGAATGTTGTAGTGAAATTCAGGGCGCAAGGGCTTTGCTCCAGTCCCTGGCTTTTGTTGACCATCTTCCTTGGCGTTTCTGAATCAGATTTAATAACGACTCCAGCTTCGTTGGGCGTAGAAAAATCGCCCTGTTTGATGAGTGCCGATAACGTCGAGACAATTCGCGCGGTCATGTCCTCGTCGGTCCCCGCTACTTGGGCCACCAACCCTTTCAATTTGTCGTTCGTAAGAGTATGCGTGTGTTCGTTTGCCGCAAACAAGGGAGCGTAAGCTTGCCGGACGCCATCTGCAATGGCTTGTTTTGCCGTTTCCTTACTCTTCAAAAGTCGGTAGGAGGATGTCGGACTTCCGGACTGATCTATAAATTTGAGAGTGCGTAGCAATGGAATAACCTGTCGGTCATTGGACCCTTTTAGTCCGATGGTGCTTTGTAGGAAATCTTGCGTGAATTTGTCGGGAATTTTTGCCGACAGAATCGCCGCAAATAAGGTGTCGATATTTTTGTTTGATGCAAGATATGGAAGCGAGCTGGCCATTTACTTATTCTCCCTTTGTCCGTTCGTTTTGGTAACGCGGTGCTGCAGAAAAATTGCAAAACTTATCATATAGTATCGTGATGTCTTTGACTATGAGCAACATTTGAGATCGTGATGATAAAAGGGCTGGGGTCAAGTCCTGCAATGACACTGGCGCGCTTCATATTTGCAATTTGTTAGTAGATTGCTCTAGCAAGCGGCTACGGATTAAGTCCGCTATTCCATTAAATGAAGGCTGGGGTCAAGTCTTGTAATGACACATGGTGCGCACCATATTTGCGATTTATTAGTTGATTTCTCAAGTAAGTGCCCACGGATTATGGGCCGGCTATCAGCGGACACCTATATGCAATAATGTCTTGCTATACAAAGAGTTATATGTCGCCAAGCAACATTAGACCGGTAATACAGCGCTATGCGGTTGAACCTTTGTTGACCTGATATGTTGATCTTACGACCGGTGGCGATTGAACGTCTAAGCTGCAGCTGAAATTAGATGTGCCTTTAACTTGTTGTCTGTCCAGCAGCTACTAATATTCTTACTTTTGCATGCTTGATAGGCTACGTCACCAAGCAAACGTTTCGTCTTGTGAAGATTTTTTTCTGTAACTTGTTCGTTCCTAACGGTATTGTCCCTCCAGCCACAAAAATATATCTTTGAGCTTTCCTCGACGTCGTTACGATGAATTGCGACATCGTGTGGTGCTACCGAAAGATTGGTACTGAAAGATGGCGGAATGTGGCTAGCAAAACTTTTAAGAAATGCGGTAACGCTAAAACGATTATTGGGGTCATAGAGCAGTTCGAGAGCCTTGCAAAGAGCCTTATAAATTGCATTGGGCAATTCACACGTAACGGAAAATCCACGTTCAACAGTAAGCTCAAAAACGAGATTATGCTTCTTTGCTCCAAATAGTAAGGAAAAGGGATTTTCGTCTATGAAAAATATGACATCAAAGGTGACTGGCCCGTGCGTGTACGAAAATTTTGCACGTCCTTTACCCTGAGATTTCATATCTTTGTAAAGAGGGATCAATTCAGAGATGACTAAAGTTCTCGGCATAGTTTCTAGAGCCTCAAAAAGATAGAAAGAAAACAATAATTAATTGTAGTCGCAAATGAATTTCCGTGGCGCAAAAGTGCATCCGTCTACTTCTCGGGGAAAGCGGGGGCTGATTTTGTTTACATTTCCCGCCAGCGTTCTATTTAACTTCATACTGTGTGTGATGCAATAGCGTGTCATATTTGCGATTTATTAGTAGATTTCTCAAGTAAGCACCCAAGGATTAAGAGTCGGTTGCTTCATTAAGATTAAGTATTTTGAGCCATATTTTGGCTCAATTGAGCTAAAATATGGCTCATGGGTAAAATCAGCGATGCACTTTTCTCCAAGGCGACCAAGGCTATCTTGGTTAGCGTATTTGCACGTCCCGAGGGCATGCATCTGCGCGCGCTCATGAGCCATACTGGACTTGGCTCCGCTTCAACCCAGCGCGAGTTGGGGCGGTTGACGGAGGCTGGTCTGTTAGTCAAGCAAGAGCTTGGAAAAGTCATCCTTTATAAGCTCAACACAAATTCTCCGATTTACCAGGAATTGAGCTCGATCATTCGCAAGACCGAGGGCGTGGAGCAAGTTTTGAGAGAGATGCTTTTGCCGTTTGAGAGTCGTATCGAATCAGCCTTCATCTATGGCTCGGTTGCCAAGAATGAGGACACGGCATCCAGCGATATCGACCTGTTCGTGCTTGCAGATGAAATCGGCAGTGCGGATCTTTATCCTGTATTGGTCGAGGCTGAAACAAAGTTAAGCCGAAAGATAGGACTTACGGTCTATCGCCCGATGGAATACCGGAGGAAACTGGAAGGGAAAAATCATTTCCTCATTTCCGTCATGGACGGACCCAAGATCCAGTTAATCGGCAAGCCTGATGAGCAAAGCAGAACTCGATAATCTCGTGAAAATTGGGCAGCTCAAAATCGAACCTTTTGCCCAATCTGAGTTTGATGCCTACATTCGCAGCGGCAAAGAACGATTGCAGGATGCCGCCTCGCGCGGAATGTCTCCGTCAGGGAAATTCCTGCTCGGGTATGCCGCGGCCTACGCATTTGCTCTGGCTGCATTACGAAGACTTGGCTATCGTCCAGCCAACCGCTATGTCGTATTTCAATGTTTGCCGCACACCTTGGGTGTCGGAGTAGATGTCTGGCGTGTGCTGGCGGATGCGCACGATGTGCGGAATGGTCTGGAGTACGAGGGCAGCGACGAGGTGACGGAGGATCTGACTGAGCAAGTCATCCGATGTGCGAAGGCGCTGGGAAAAATGCTGTGATTTCACGTCTCGGAAAGTATTCAATTTGCCGCAAAACATTTTCTGTCTGAAGTTGCTGCAACAAGATTTTATTAGTCGGCAATCGTAAAATTTCCGGGCAAAAGAAAAGGGGCCACATTTGCATGTGGCCCCTTAGAATCTTGGCTCCCCGACCTGGACTCGAACCAGGGACCTGCGGATTAACAGTCCGTCGCTCTACCAACTGAGCTATCAGGGAATTGAAAGAAGCAGAATTATAGTCTTGAATCAGCTGCGTTGTCAAAGCTTTTTCTAAACTTTTCTACATCTCCCGAAGCGTTTGTTACAACTGCTTCGGGACCCGAATATTACAGGACTTTTGCGATTGCGGCGACAACATTATCAATATTTTTCGAATTTAGCGCGGCGACGCAGATACGGCCCGTATCCACAGCGTAGATCGAGAATTCATCACGCAGGCGCTCGACCTGGGCCTTGGTCAGGCCGGAGTAGGAAAACATGCCGCGTTGCTTGGTGACGAAATCGAAGTCGTGGCCTGGGGCTTGTTCTTTCAGTTTCTTGACCAGCAGGTGGCGCATTTCGCGGATGCGGACGCGCATGCCGGCCAGTTCTTCTTCCCACAGCTTGCGCAGCTCTGGCGACGACAGGGCAGTCGCGACTACCTGGCCGCCGTGGATAGGCGGGTTGGAGTAGTTGGTGCGCACCACGCGCTTGAGTTGCGACAGCACGCGGCCGGCTTCTTCCTTGCTGGCGGCGACGATGCTCAAGGCGCCGACGCGTTCGCCGTACAGCGAGAACGATTTCGAGAACGAGTTGGAAACGAACAGCGGGCCGCCGGCTTCGGTGAAGCGGCGCACTACCTGGCCGTCGGCTTCGATGCCGTCGCCAAAGCCTTGGTAGGCCATGTCGAGGAAGGGGATCAGGCCGCGCTGGGTGACGACGTCGATGACCTGGGTCCACTCAGCGTCGCTCAGATCGGCGCCGGTCGGGTTGTGGCAGCAAGCGTGCAGCAAGACGACCGAGCCGCTAGTCATGGTCTTCAGCGCATCCAGCATGCCGCTGAAGTTGACGCCGCGGGTAGCCGGGTCGTAGTAAGGGTAGTTGTTGACGGTGAAGCCGGCCGATTCAAACAGCGCGCGGTGGTTTTCCCAGCTTGGGTCGCTGATCCAGACTTGGGCGTCGGCGGCGGCGAAGCGCTTGAGGAAGTCGGCGCCCAGCTTCAATGCGCCAGTGCCGCCAATGGCTTGCACGGTGATCGCGCGTTTCTCTTGCACGACGGCGCTGTCGGCGCCGAATACGAGTTCTTGCACAGCCTTGTCGTACGCTGCCAGGCCTTCGATCGGCAGGTAGGTGCGCGGCGACAGTTTTTCGATCAGCTGCGCTTCCGCTTTTTGCACGCACTCCAGCAGCGGCACCTTGCCGTTATCATCGTAGTAGACGCCGACGCCGAGGTTGGTTTTTCCTGGATTCTGATCCGCATTGAAACCTTCGGTAATGCCGAGGATGGGATCGCGTGGCGCCATTTCGATGGCGGTGAAGAGGGAGGCTGAAAGAGGTGCGTTCATCGTGATAACATAAAAAGTTGGCTGCAAAGCGTTTCTTGTAGCCGGGTTGAATGCTGTGCCGGGTCACGAATACATCGCTGATCGGCGCGGATTTACTACCGTCTATTTTACCAAAGGTCGAGGCCCATGGCTGACATATCACAGGTTTCCAGTACCGTCGACGAGTCCAAAATCGTCACTTTTCCTAATTCGCCCTATAAATTGTTC
The sequence above is a segment of the Collimonas sp. PA-H2 genome. Coding sequences within it:
- a CDS encoding DUF6037 family protein yields the protein MPRTLVISELIPLYKDMKSQGKGRAKFSYTHGPVTFDVIFFIDENPFSLLFGAKKHNLVFELTVERGFSVTCELPNAIYKALCKALELLYDPNNRFSVTAFLKSFASHIPPSFSTNLSVAPHDVAIHRNDVEESSKIYFCGWRDNTVRNEQVTEKNLHKTKRLLGDVAYQACKSKNISSCWTDNKLKAHLISAAA
- a CDS encoding DUF5343 domain-containing protein, encoding MASSLPYLASNKNIDTLFAAILSAKIPDKFTQDFLQSTIGLKGSNDRQVIPLLRTLKFIDQSGSPTSSYRLLKSKETAKQAIADGVRQAYAPLFAANEHTHTLTNDKLKGLVAQVAGTDEDMTARIVSTLSALIKQGDFSTPNEAGVVIKSDSETPRKMVNKSQGLEQSPCALNFTTTFKYICLITHQKKFI
- a CDS encoding Swt1 family HEPN domain-containing protein gives rise to the protein MTLDSNAALFLMVGQIAERAMGATAELVPHESLLLSPSYDLAPLLPASVRKATAAAETYRLIFVFENFLRSFVVEVLSKDASRPWWDKVPKDVQDEVLKVEETDEIKSWMALGSRDRSALMTFPQLLRVIDHAWKDGFDDLVRDKGLIQSARLIVHLRNTICHMTEIPTEETDRIRQSMRDWFRVIAP
- a CDS encoding amino acid aminotransferase; this encodes MNAPLSASLFTAIEMAPRDPILGITEGFNADQNPGKTNLGVGVYYDDNGKVPLLECVQKAEAQLIEKLSPRTYLPIEGLAAYDKAVQELVFGADSAVVQEKRAITVQAIGGTGALKLGADFLKRFAAADAQVWISDPSWENHRALFESAGFTVNNYPYYDPATRGVNFSGMLDALKTMTSGSVVLLHACCHNPTGADLSDAEWTQVIDVVTQRGLIPFLDMAYQGFGDGIEADGQVVRRFTEAGGPLFVSNSFSKSFSLYGERVGALSIVAASKEEAGRVLSQLKRVVRTNYSNPPIHGGQVVATALSSPELRKLWEEELAGMRVRIREMRHLLVKKLKEQAPGHDFDFVTKQRGMFSYSGLTKAQVERLRDEFSIYAVDTGRICVAALNSKNIDNVVAAIAKVL
- a CDS encoding nucleotidyltransferase family protein — encoded protein: MGKISDALFSKATKAILVSVFARPEGMHLRALMSHTGLGSASTQRELGRLTEAGLLVKQELGKVILYKLNTNSPIYQELSSIIRKTEGVEQVLREMLLPFESRIESAFIYGSVAKNEDTASSDIDLFVLADEIGSADLYPVLVEAETKLSRKIGLTVYRPMEYRRKLEGKNHFLISVMDGPKIQLIGKPDEQSRTR